The Musa acuminata AAA Group cultivar baxijiao chromosome BXJ3-6, Cavendish_Baxijiao_AAA, whole genome shotgun sequence region GCAACCCAAGAACATGGCacacacatactacacacacgcATGAAGACACAGTGGTGGATGGTAGCAAGAACTTGGACGTCCTTGGCTCACTCATCTCTCCTGATTCCTGAGAAGAAAGTGTTGATGGTTGGCATGATCTCCGGAGGACGTCGGCTGAGGAACCTGCGCAGGCCGTGCTGGCTGTACCTTTGAGCTTCATCTGCGTTCTCGAGGACGGGAGTGGTGCGATGAGATTTGTTGATTCTGCAGAGTCCAAGGTCGTCACACTGATTACTATACAGTTTGCTATAGCAAACGAAACTGTTGGATATCAGACCTGACATCAGGGTTCAAGAACATGTTCCTGGTAAGCTGGAACAAACACAAGCTCGTCACGAAGGTCATCGCAGCCATCAGCGGATACACCTTACAAGGAAGCAATTGCACCATCACTGGCATATTGAAACGAGACAGAGAGATTAATGATCACAACCATACCTCTGGCTTCACCCAACGCCCCATCTAAGTTCCCAGATACAGGTTAACCTGGATATGCTCGATCTTACTATGGATACACGTCTAAGCACACAGGAAcgcaggtatatatatatatatatatatatatatatatagtatcggACTGAAGGAGAAGTAAACTAAGGTTGATCATGTCATAGTCATGACCTAGACTTTGGGTTTCGGTGGGCATAGCATCGACGTAAAAACCAGCAGCGAAGCCTCCAGTTTTATCCCCGTATCATCGAAGTCAAATAGTTTCTTCCAACTTGGCCCTGGCAGAGGCGTTGACGTTCCAGAGTCATAGCTTTAGCTTCTCAACTACAGTGGATTGTTCTTGAAGAACTCTCCACCTAAAGACCCCACCTGGAGTTGACAGCAACTGAAGCTGAAGCTGATCTTTAGTTATGACAGAACATTCTTTGTGAAGAGCTTACGTGCAAATGACTTCATATGGAAATTGATTCGAGGCATTATTTCTATGAGATTTCTCAGGCTGCTTCCACGCCTTGTGTAAGAAATCCGGGGGCGATACAGGTTTGATGTTTCAATGGATACGACTGCTTGAGTTCCTATGTGGAATACAATCGACCTCAAGTAAACTTGCATTCCCAGATGATGTTCGAGTTGTCACCTCATGATGTATATATATGAGACTGTTCACAAAACAAGAACAATCCTGATTACTCTGGTCATCTTTTGACTGTACACAGAGAGCAGGTGATGGCTATCTGTAATCTCCTGTCTTGTAAAAGACTGGTCAAACCGTAGTTCCCATGGCGGTCATCTGAGCTAGAAGGAGATGCAGTGGTTTCGACGACGAAGTGTCGAGGACGAGTGGCCGAAGACGACCCATTTCTTTTGCACGTGGAAGGATCCGATCGCTGTAATTGGACTCGACTCGAGTTAGTCCAACCCATTGGTAATTGATTCGAGGAAACCTCGTTTCCGTTGTGGCTGTCATGATTGATTGATCGATTGGTGATGTAAATCCAACGCCGAAGGCCGATCAGTTACTGGTTCCTGGTACCCGAATCTTGATGCATAAAGAGCGAGCGAGATCACTCAGTTCACAGTTGCTTGCCTTCGCTCCGCTTCTTCCACCCTCCTGTTAGGACGACTCGGCGAGCACGGAGACGGCCGTCGCACTCTGCTGCGGAGTCATTGgatccttcttctctttctctctctgcgtGTGCGTCTCGGCCGCGGATCCTTCTTCCTGGTTGGTATGCCACCCTGGGCCTTTCTCCGATCCACGTAAGATCCGTTAGGGATCTCGTGATTCCTCTGTGGACTTACTGGACATATGAATCTAATTTGGTTTTGGATGTTAGGTCGATGGATTTATTGAGTGTCAGGCATCGTTAAATTGATTGTTTAgggtttctttttcttgttttcttttggaTGAATGCTTCCCATGCTATAATGCAGGAATTCTTGTGCCTTTAAGATATCAATTCTGGAAATTTTTCGTTCGTTAGCACCTTTTACCACTTCATCGATCGCTTCGATGACTAGATTGGCAGAACTGTGCCTGACTTACCTTGTTCTTATTTTTAGATGTAATTCTGCAGTGGTTAAGCTTTCTCTGCTCCATTTTTGATACAAGCTACCATCATATTTTTCAGTTCTACAAGACCCAAGGGGCTTGCAGTTTCATGATTGTCTATTTTATCCAAGTATGGATTATTGATGTCAGATAGCTGGAAGTGGTCATGAGCCGCCTCGATCATACAATGCCCAAATTCTTACACATGTTGCTTCTCATACAGATTCTTGTTCTAGTGAGCAATTTCTTGTGGTTGTTGTCATGTAGTTCTTGCATCATGCGGACAAGTGATTCCTGATTGCATCATGTCTTAAATAATAACATTGGAGATTTTTCCAATATATTAGTTTTATTTAGCTTTGCCACACTTTATCTAGTAAATTAACATGATAATGGCAAAATGTTTCTTGGAGAACTTCTTGTATCTTGTTTCTTGTGTGCAATTATCGGGTTACTGTTAGGTGACATCTATGCAAGTTAGTTCAACAATTGTATGCTGTTCACTAGGTAGGCTGCTTTAGGGTGGCCTGGCTGACCAAGACTCGTGAAGAAAGAAAGGCTTTCGAAGGTATGATTTGAGATACTGAAGCTATTATGTTGAAGTCTATGCGATTTTTTGCAGTTACTCTGTTGTGCTTATACTTGTATTCTTACCGCATACAATGATCTGGTTCAGTTAACTTTTTTGTTAATCCTTCTCATTACTTCTTAATCTTTATGCTTTAGTAGCACATAGAAAAAATTGCTTGTGAAGTTCTGGAATTAAGCTATATTAGAGTTTTACAATCAAGAACAAATTGGATTCAGTTTTAATTGAAAGTTCCAAGCTAGTGAAAGCGAGAATGTTTGTTGAAGCAATTTAATCTGTTCACTGttccaaaatgcagttaaacaagtTCATATAAGTCACAGATAGCTCATATAATAAATATGCAGCAGCATCATTCCATATGCCACATTATGTTAAGTTTGCAGTAGCATGTATGGCCCAGGTTGAGATAGTTGAGACTTTACggctttattgttgttgtatgtGTATCCCAGGTTGATGGAACATGCATTTTTATGTGTgaattacagcaacacaaaatttaatatatatttgtgaatttaatatttaatttggtTCCAGAATATCTGGTTCTTTGTTAGAAATCATGACTGATTTTGAATTGTAAGGACATTGCAATTGTCCTTTCTATATCCTCAGTTGAGGATGGCAACTTTAAAACAGTCCTTTCCACAAACGAATAGCATCCATAGCCAATTTGAAGGGGATATTGGAAAAGATTATTCTTAAGAATTGCACCTGTCATAATCATGTTTATGATCTAAAGTAAATGGGATCTTGATGGATATTTGGATTAGGTTTGTCACTAGTTTTCTTATATCTTTACTGGAGATGTGTTAGTAGGGATCAGGATGGATAAAAAAATCAATCATAATGATTCATTTAATATCACTCAATGCTACTTTCCTGCTAGAAAATGTGGCACGCAACATTCATTGGATTCACCAGTTTGTGAGCTCGAGTTGGAAGATTTTCACGAATAAAATTATCCAAGCTGCCTTAAGTTGTAGATGTacttcaagatcattttgtttgtcccTTAAAAGAGATAGCCCCAAAAGTTCttagtttatattttataaatcgtATGCGAAGACATTTGACAATGATAAATTCTTTAAAAgctcattttattaaaaaaacaacCATCTGACAATCATTTGTCATGTTTTTCCTTGAAATTTTGAAATTTGAACACAAAAATTTTCAAGATCTGCAGCTTTTTACTCTTCCTAAAGGAATTTGTCACATAGCTTTTTCCACAAGCAGCCATCCTTTTGGTTCCAAAACTAGGCTTTTGTTAAATCATAGTTGGAAGCATTTCAGATGAAGCTGCTAATCCATCCAAGTCTCTGCATTACATGCTTAATCCCTTTCACCACGCTAAGAtcagaaaatacaagaaaagagtATGTAAATGACTGTCCCTGTACATGTCCAAGGATGTTATAGCAATAAGTTCCTTGCATATCTAAATAGAATGGGAAGCCATTTCTCACCCTGTAATATCATTTCATATGttttatcttttccttttttctctaGCTTTTATTAGAAATATTTCATTTCAATATCGTCTTGCATGTCACGTAATTGTTGGATTGCCTCCTCTAGATGTCCGTTGACACTGAAACACCAAAAGTCGTTCCTAGCAGTGAGAACGATTTGTCATCAACATCTGCAAGTGGTTTGACCTGGAAGGACACTCTAATCAGCTTCAGACAGCAAGCATCAATATATGGTGTAGCTGCTGGCTATTGTGTTTCTGCATCCCTCCTGTCCATAATCAACAAATGGGCAGTCATGAAGTTTCCCTACCCAGGTGCTTTGACAGCCTTACAATACTTAACCAGTGCATTTGGTGTTCTGGTTTGTGGGTGGTTAAGGCTTGTGGATCATGACAGTCTTGACCTCATTACCATGTGGAAGTTCTTACCAGCCGCAGTCATCTTTTACCTGTCCCTCTTCACAAACAGTGAGCTCCTCCTCCATGCCAATGTTGACACTTTTATCGTGTTCCGTTCTGCCGTTCCTGTGTTCGTGGCTGTTGGAGAGACTGTCTTCCTTAACCAGCCATGGCCTTCACCCAGGACATGGATTTCCTTGGCAACTATCTTCGGCGGCAGTGTCATCTATGTTCTCACAGACTACCAGTTCACAATTACTGCCTACGCTTGGGCTGTGGCGTATCTGGTGAGCATGTCGATAGATTTTGTGTACATAAAGCATGTTGTCATGACCATTGGGCTCAACACATGGGGCTTGGTGTTGTACAACAATTTGGAGGCTTTGATGCTCTTCCCCTTGGAGCTACTCATAATGGGAGAGCTGAAGAAGATTAAGCATGACATCTCCGACGAATCGAACTGGTATTCTTTCAGTGTGGTTTTGCCGGTGGCTGTGTCATGCTTGTTTGGCTTGGCAATATCCTTCTTCGGATTCTCCTGCAGAAGGGCAATCTCTGCGACAGGTTTCACGGTGCTTGGCATAGTGAACAAGCTCCTCACTGTTGTGATAAATCTGGTGATATGGGACAAGCATTCCACCCTGATCGGCACGATAGGTCTGCTGATATGCATGTTTGGAGGTGTCCTCTACCAGCAGTCCACTACCAAGCCTAAGAaggcagagactgagcccaagtctcATATCAGAGACGAggagcagcaacagttgttggagATGCAAGCTCCTGCAGAAACTGATTCAACCAGGCAGCATATTGTCTCAGTAGATacaaaataagatttttttactATTCATTGAAATCATGTGGGAACTCTCTCACTTTCAACTTTCAACGGCTAGCTTGCCATAATAGAGTTACCGAGAAAGTTGCTTGCAGATGTAGTACATCAGTTGAAGCAGGATATCTACATAGTTTGGGGCTGTGCTCTCATCCAAAGTCAGAAATTGATTGACATAATATGAGAATATATTTTAGCTGAGCTAAATGTTTGTGGACACCCTCAATTTGGTAGACTATAATTGGTTCATTGAATGGTACAACAATGGCAGCAAGCCATCGATTCCAGCTGTCGGTATTTTGATCACCTTCTTGTGGAGAATCGTAGTGCCATTATATGCCTTTTCCTAATATTTCTAATCAAATTTATGgtgttcttatatatatatatatatatatatatatatatatatatatatatatatatatatatatatatatatatatatatattggaaattATTGTACTATAGGTAATTGGACAAGGGAGATGGAATACAAACTCCAATACTGATGGTTTGTACGCATGTCTTATCCTTCATCAGGTAAACACCATGGAAAGCATGAAGACTGTCGAGTATCCCTTTATCGCTCATCTTCTTATGTAATTGACCATCAGAGGGTCCTAAAATCTCCCAATTTGATCTCCCAATTTGGTTGCTTACGTTGTATACAAGTGAAATGAAATGGCATGTTATAAGTATTATATACAGAATTTTGACAATTAACCCGGTCAACCGATGTGGTAGACCACTCCCTGGCACTAAAATATGTAGGCAGCAACGGAATGAGAGGCAGTCAAAAGATCATCGCAAACCCTTGAAATCAAAATCTAATCTTCATTATTTACTctttgtaaataaaaaaaaaaaggatgctaTCGTTGACGCAAGCTGTGCTCATTGCAGAGTCAAGACTGCTCTGAATGCTTTGTGATACTTCTCAAGAGAGCcaagagttaaaaaaaaaaaaaaaaaatttgtacgaCATTTTTATATGCATAAGAGCTTGCTTATAAGCTTTTATGAACGGAAGAAAGGCAATGCCTTGGGAATCAGAAGCTTACTAAATATCTCATTTACGTTTAAATCATTCTAGTCTCAAAATATATTCTCATACCCACAAAAAAAAAGCAATTCTATAGATGATAGTGTCCCTCCTGATATTAAACTTGTATCCATCTGCAACGTGCAGCTACACCACGTCTCTAGATCCATATTTTAGAACTAGAACAAATATATGATTTCAGAATAAACACAAGGGGGTATTTAATAGTTTACCTTCAGCAAGAAATGGCATACGGAGCCAGCGGGATTAATTAGAGGTCGGAATAGAAGAGCCAGGAATTCTGTTTGTTGTTCAAAGCAACAACGGTGACAGTCAAGACTTCAATGGACATATAATACATAAGCATGAGTCTTTTAACAGCTACAAATTGCAAATTTTCATCCCAGCAGCTGCAAGTAGATATATTTTTCCTTTCGGTCGATGTTTTGCTGCTGCAAGCAGCAAGAATATCATCAGTTGCCGCCGCCACCGAACAGATAACCTAGGGAAGAACCACCACCAGGAGCAGCTTGCACCTTCGTGGAAGGCCGATCCTGCATAATGAGCAAGTCAGAAGTAGCTCCAAACAGTatgaggcatcacaagaaaacaccCACCACCATTATTCCTAGGCAACTATAGATGAGATGCAGTTGGTTGTACAATGGTTGTGATACTGGCAACTTCTTTGTAAATGCATGAAGAGGAAAAGTCTGGTTTGTCATGGAGGGTGTTTCTACTTGTGAAGGCAAACGCACTAGACCAACTATATTGGCACTTATTCCACAATTATATTTGAATGTCAGAAGGATCAATTTGTAGGATCCCAGAACAACTATATTGGTACCTACTCCATACTTGCAAATTGACAAACTTTTCAAGAAGGAATATTTATGAATAAGACTAACAGCATTTTAATTTAAGTAGTGTTTTAGCATCATCAATATTGCAAcacctaagcaattttatcaatgTTTGTATCTG contains the following coding sequences:
- the LOC103989231 gene encoding GDP-mannose transporter GONST3-like isoform X1 is translated as MSVDTETPKVVPSSENDLSSTSASGLTWKDTLISFRQQASIYGVAAGYCVSASLLSIINKWAVMKFPYPGALTALQYLTSAFGVLVCGWLRLVDHDSLDLITMWKFLPAAVIFYLSLFTNSELLLHANVDTFIVFRSAVPVFVAVGETVFLNQPWPSPRTWISLATIFGGSVIYVLTDYQFTITAYAWAVAYLVSMSIDFVYIKHVVMTIGLNTWGLVLYNNLEALMLFPLELLIMGELKKIKHDISDESNWYSFSVVLPVAVSCLFGLAISFFGFSCRRAISATGFTVLGIVNKLLTVVINLVIWDKHSTLIGTIGLLICMFGGVLYQQSTTKPKKAETEPKSHIRDEEQQQLLEMQAPAETDSTRQHIVSVDTK
- the LOC103989231 gene encoding GDP-mannose transporter GONST3-like isoform X2, which encodes MKFPYPGALTALQYLTSAFGVLVCGWLRLVDHDSLDLITMWKFLPAAVIFYLSLFTNSELLLHANVDTFIVFRSAVPVFVAVGETVFLNQPWPSPRTWISLATIFGGSVIYVLTDYQFTITAYAWAVAYLVSMSIDFVYIKHVVMTIGLNTWGLVLYNNLEALMLFPLELLIMGELKKIKHDISDESNWYSFSVVLPVAVSCLFGLAISFFGFSCRRAISATGFTVLGIVNKLLTVVINLVIWDKHSTLIGTIGLLICMFGGVLYQQSTTKPKKAETEPKSHIRDEEQQQLLEMQAPAETDSTRQHIVSVDTK
- the LOC103989230 gene encoding uncharacterized protein LOC103989230, whose protein sequence is MGRWVKPEVYPLMAAMTFVTSLCLFQLTRNMFLNPDVRINKSHRTTPVLENADEAQRYSQHGLRRFLSRRPPEIMPTINTFFSGIRRDE